The genomic window GGGTTGCAGCGCATCCGCCTTGATCAGCTCGCCTCCGTTGCCTGGCGCGATGGCCGAGTTCTGCATGCGCACGCGCAGGCCGGCTTCTTTGGTGGGCAGGTCGATCTGCGACGCGCAGGCGGAAAGGAGAAGAGCGGCTGCACCGACCGCAATCCATCGAGCGGCGCCCATCATCCCTTCCACACGAACGGGAACTTCAGCTGCTTGAAGAAGCCGTTCGGCACGTAGTCGCCCACCACGCCATATTGCTCCGGCCACAGCTTGGTGCTCTTCACGGCGGTGCCGAAGAAGTAGTCGAGAAACGCATAGTGCGCCGCGTAGTTCTTGTCGATGGCCTCATCGTCCTGGGCGTGATGCCAGTGATGAAAATTGGGCGTGACGATGAGGTAGCGCAGTGGCCCCAGGCGCACGCTCACGTTGCAATGGTTGAACACCGCCTGGAAGCCGACGATGACAATGTATGCGTCGATCACTTCTTTCGAGAAGCCCAGCACGTAGATCGGTGCCAGCACCAGCGTGCGTGTGATCAACAACTCGAGGATGTGCTGCCGCGAGCCCGCCATCCAGTCCATGCTCTTCACGCTGTGATGCACCGCGTGCAGACGCCATAGCAGCGGCACCTCGTGATAGCTGCGGTGCGTCCAGTACTGGACCAGGTCGGCCACCAGCACGATCAGCAGCACGCCAGCCCAGAAGGGCAGGTTGGCGATCCAGCCGCGAAGGCCGTCGTTGGCAGCCCAGCCGAACAGCTTGTGCACCAGCAGGTTGGTTGCGAGCAGCACGAAGCCAACGATCATATGGTTCACCACGAAGTGGTGAAAGTCGGTCTGCCACTCTTCACGAAAGATCGGCTGGTCCTTGCGATGTGCGAATAACTTCTCGATGAAGATGAAGATCAAGGAGGAGCCGAGCAAATCGAGGATGAACCAGTCGAGCCCGATGTAGGGCGTGTGATCCGGAAAGTTGCTGTCGACCGGCACCTTGTTGCCGCCCAGCAGTGCGGCCGCGACGATCAACAAGAAGGCGCCCGACGACAGCCAGCGCGAGCGATTGAAGATGATGTTCACCAGCGCCATCCCACCTGAGATGACCATCGCCGCCAGCAGGATAAAGCGCATCACGTCGACGTTGTAGCTTTTGCGAAGCTCGGGCGTCGTGAGGTACTGCGGGAAGTGAAAAGCCAGCACGCCCAAAAAGCAAAGGATGCCCAGGCTCAGTGCAACGGTGCCTGTGACAAGGCCCCTGCCACGCTGCAGTTGCCCGTGACTTGCGGTGAATTCGTTCAGTTTTTCGAGCATCCCGACCCTCTTGGCATTGTTGTATGAGTAGCCAGGATTTTAGTTGGCCGACTTCTGTATCGACGCCGGACCGACCGTGCGAACAGCCTAGTTCAGGCGGTCAGGTGCCGAATTTGTCGCGCTCCGGCAGAGCGACTGTCGCCGCTGCGATGCCTTGCAATACATTGCCGACGACGATAACCGACGGACTCGCGAGCCCGGCCTCGGCGATGCCTGCGTGCAGCCCGCTCAACGTCGTCACGATGTGCCGTTGCTGGGGCAGGCTGGCGTGCTGCACGACCGCAACGGGCGTCTCACCCGGCAGGCCTTCGAGCAATTGCCGTTGGATGTGCGCAGCGCCCGCCACGCCCATGTAGATCACCAGCGTGAGGCGCGCGTTGTGCGCCATCGCAGCCAGCGCCCGCCAGTCGGTCGGGTCGTCCGCAGCACCGGCGCCGGTCTTGGCATGGCCGGTGACGAACACCACGCCTTGCGCGTGATCGCGATGGGTCAGCGGCACGCCCAACGACGTCGCCGCTGCGAGGCCGGCGGTGATGCCGTTGACCACCGTGCATTCGATGCCTGCTTCGCGCAGGTGTTCGACTTCTTCACCGCCGCGGCCGAAGATGAACGGGTCGCCACCCTTCAGGCGCACGACGGCTTCGCCTTCGCACACCGCTGTGATCATGAGCTTTTCGATGAAAGCTTGGGGCGTGCTCTTGCAACCGCCGCGTTTGCCGACGTGGACGATGCGGGCACCGGGCCGCGCATAACTCAGGATCGCGTCGTTGACGAGGTCATCGACGAACAACACCGTCGCCGCGTGGATCGCCTTGACGGCTTTCAGCGTGAGCAAATCGGGATCGCCCGGGCCGGCGCCGACCAGGGTGCAGCTGCCTCGATGCGAATGGGAAAGTGAGTTCATGGGCTGTCCGCCAGTTGTTGGGCCAGTTGCTTGATGTGTTCGACTTGCCGGGCGATTGCCATGGGCAAAGGCAGCGTGCCTGCCAACACACGCCGCGTGTAGTCCGCCGTGGTGTCGATGTCGATCTCCCTAGGCAGACCTTCCACCTCGCTCAGCGTGCCGGCCTGTTGCTCCTGCATTGCGATGCGCTGGCCCCTGATGAAGCCGTCGACCTGCGCAGTGCGGCGCGGATCGGCCACGCTTTCGCCTTCGAGTCCGCGCGAGAGCAGGGCGCTCGTGCCGGTCAGCTCGAAGGTCGCGGCCATCGACTGCGCATATTCCGGATGGGTGTAGCTGGCGATCACGATGCACGAGCCCGCTGTCGGCTGCATCAGCTTGACGACGCTGTGTGCCGGGTTGCGCAACCCGACGACGCGACGCACGTCGAGCAGTCGTTTGAGGCCGGTGCTCAGGAGCTCGGTCGGTGCGAATGCAATCTCTCCCACGGCGATCTTTCGTACGACCGTGATCGGATTCGTGCCCAGCGCCGCAAGCACGTTCGATGTGAGCACGCGTGTCGATTCGGTGGACGCACCATGCAGCAGCACCGGCAAACCTTCGCGCGCCAGCAGCAGCGCGAGCAGCGGCGTCAGCACCGGCAACTTGCGCGCGCCGTTGTAGCTGGGCAGCACGATGAGCGGCAGGTCGCTCGCGGGGAAAAGATCGAGCCGTGCATGCGTGGCATCGAGAAAGCCGGCCATCTCTTCCGGCGTTTCGCCTTTGATGCGCATCGCGAGGCAGAAGGCGCCGACTTCGAGGTCGGTCACGGTGCCGTCCAGCACCTGTCCGAACAGGTCTGTCGCCTGCTCGCGCGTGAGTGGCTTGGCGCCTCGCGCGCCGCGGCCGATTTCCTTGATGTAGTGGCTGATTCCCATGGGTACGCCCATTGTCCCGCAAGGCTTATGCCGAAACTCGAAGGGGCTTATGCGGTTATTGAGGGACTGAGCGATGGACAGGCTCACGGCACGGCTTCTGCAGTGTCGGGCGTGGTGGCACGCACCATGCGCTTCAGCTCGGGCAGGCATGAGCCGCAGTTGGTGCCGCATTGCAGCGCCCCCTGCAGCGACGCCAGTCGTTCGGCATCGGTGCCCACGCAATGCCGCAGCCTGTCGCCGATGGCAGTTTCGGTCACGCCGAAGCAGCTGCAGACGACCTTGCCACGCGACGCCACTTCGACCGGCGGGGTCGAGCCCGGCCGCAGCAACTGGCGACCGAAGGCTTGCGCCGGCAACTGGTCTTGCAGCAATGTCTTGATCCATGCCTCGGCCCGGGTGTCGCCGCCTAGCAAGAAACCTTCGAGCCTGGCCTCTTCATTGTTGGTGCCGGTGCGTACCAGACGCACGGTGCGGCGCTGCCCATGGCGGGCGTCGGCGTAGCGCAAGGTGTCGGGGCTCGGCAATGCGAGCAGGTCTTCGATTTGCTCAAGGACCGCATCGGGCGCGGCCTCGAGGTCGGCCGCGCGGAACAGGACCCCGGTGCGCTCGGCCGTACCCGACGTCAACGCACCGCCGGCACCGAACGGCACGCAGCTCGCAAAGGCAAAGCTCGCCATGAGGTCGCGCAGCGCACGTTCGGTCTCTAGCGCGCGATCGTCGGGCAGCCAGGCGATCGCGAGCAGTGTCCACGGCAGCTCGGCCTTGGCGATGCGGATGGCCGCGTGCTTGAGTTCAGGCTGCTTCGAGTCGGGGCAATAGGCCGCGCTGGTCAGCGCGTTGATGCCGGCCAATCGCTCACCGGTTGGCGATCGACCGCTAAGGTATTCCTGGCCCCAATGCATCGCCACGAACGACTGGCTCAGGCCGACCTCGGCGCTGGCTTGTGCCGGCAACACGAGCGCGCCGCGCCTCGAAGTGAGCTGCACCAGATCACCGTCCTTCAGCTGACGCCGCGCCATGTCTTGCGCGTTCATCTGCACCACGGGTTCCGGCACGTGGCCGAAAAGTCGGCCGAGCGTGCCGGTGCGGCTCATGCCATGCCATTGATCGCGCAGCCGCCCGGTGTTCAGCGAGAACGGAAAGCGCGCCTCGCGTTGTTCGGCTACCGGCTTGTAAGGCGTGTCGACGAAGCGCGCCTTGCCGTCGGGCGTCGGATAGATGCCGTCTTCGTACAGCCGCACGCGACCGACCGATCGGCCTTCAGGCAACGGCCATTGCTGCGGCCCTAGCGCATCGAGCATCTTCCAGTCGAGGCCGGTGATGTCGAGGTCGCGACCGCGCGTCGATTCGCGATGCTCGTTCCAGATCGCTTCGGCGCCGGCATCGTCGCCTGCCAGCGAGTGCTGCAGCGGGTAGGGGAACAGCGTGGTGGTGGAGCGGCTGGGCAGCCGCACTTCGAGCCGTTGCGCGAAGTCGACCACCGCCGACCAATCGTGACGCGCTTCGCCGGGCGCCGGCACTGCGACGCGCACGCGAGAGATGCGGCGCTCGCTGTTGGTCACCGTGCCGGTCTTCTCGCCCCAGGTGGTCGCAGGCAACAGCAGGTCGGCATGAGCGCAGGTGGCGGTGGTCGCAAAGGCTTCCTGCACGACCACGAACTCGGCACGTTCGAGCGCCCGCCGGACAGTTGTCTGGTCGGGCATCGACTGGGCCGGGTTGGTACACGAGATCCACAGCGCCTTGATCTCGCCATCGGCTGCGGCCTCGAACATTTCAATGGCGGTCTTGCCGGGCTTGGCGGGCACTTCGTTGCCCTCGCTCAGGCCCCACAGCGCAGTGACTTCAGCCCGGTGTGCTGCGTTAGCAAGATCGCGGTGCCCGCTCAGCAGATTGGCCATGCCGCCGACTTCGCGCCCGCCCATTGCATTGGGTTGTCCGGTCAACGAGAACGGCCCGGCACCGGGCCGGCCGATCTGCGCAGAAGCCAGGTGCAGGTTGATGAGCGTCGCGTTCTTCGCGGTGCCGGAAGACGATTGATTCAGCCCCTGGCAGTACAGGCTGAGGGTCGCGGTCGAGGTCGCGAAGAGCCGCGTCGCTTCGAGCAAAGCGGTCTTGTCGATGCCGCAAATTTGCGCCACCTTGTCGGGCGTGCAGTCGCGCGCAGTGGCCTTGAGCGCGTCGAAGCCGTTGGTGTGCGCAGCGATGTAGTCGGGCTTTGTCCAGCCCTCCCACAACATCAGGTGCAGCATGCCGTGGAACAACATGACGTCGGTGCCCGGCTGGATCGCCAGGTGCAGATCGGCGATCTCGCAGGTGTCGGTACGGCGCGGATCGACCACGACGATCTTCATCGCCGGGTTGGCGCGCTTGGCATCCTCGATGCGACGGAACAGGATGGGGTGCGCCCATGCCGTGTTGCTGCCGACGATGAACAAGCATTGCGCTTCGTTGAAGTCCTCGTAGCAGGCTGGTGGCGCATCGGAGCCGAGCGTCTGTTTGTACCCGGCCACCGCGCTGCTCATGCACAGGCGCGAGTTGGTGTCGATGTTGTTGGTGCCGATCAGGCCCTTGGCCAGCTTGTTGAAGACGTAGTAGTCCTCGGTCAGCAACTGGCCCGAGACATAGAAGCCCACCGCATCGGAACCATGGTCGCGAATGACCTGGGCGAACTTGTCGGCTGCGGTGTCGAGCGCCGCCTCCCAGGGGATCGGCGTCGCAGCTTGCCCGCGCACGAGGCGTTGCATCGGCTGCAACAGCCGGGTCTGGCGCGTCACTTCCGCTGTCGCAGTAAGGTGCAATGTCGAGCCCTTGGTGCACAGCCGGCCGAAGTTGGCGGGGTGGTCCGGATCGCCACGCACACCCGTGATCTGCGCGCCATCGGTCTCGATGATCACGCCGCAGCCGACGCCGCAGTAGGGGCAGGTGGACCTTGTTTCTTTCATTCCTGGCTCTTGCCGCCTCTTTGCGTATCGAGGCAACATTCAAGCGTCACCGATAGCGCCGGCCGTTGCGGCCCCCGGGCCCGCACGCGGCGCAGTCAAATCCAGCGCATGCGTCGCCAACTCTTGCGCATCGAGCATCACCTGCCCGCCTTCGACCTTGCAGGCGAATTTCGGCACGCATCCTTGGTCGGGCTGACGCGCACAGCCATCGTCCAGGCCGATCGTCCAGTTATGCAGTGGACACGCCACGCTGGTGCCGAACACGATGCCTTGCGACAGCGGACCACCCTTGTGCGGACAGCGGTCGAGCAGCGCGAAGACCTCGTCCTGGCTGTTGCGAAAGACCGCGACCGCCACACCGACCGGCCGCACCACGCGACGCGATCCCAGCACCGGAATGTCGTCAACGCGGCAGATGAATTTCCATTCGCTCATGGGTTGCTCTCCTTCAGTGCGTCGTCGCCGCCGGCGCCATATCCGCCCCGGCGACCGGCACGAACTGCCGCACGTCGACCGCCGCCCGGCTCGACTCGAACCACGGATCGGGCTCGCCATCGAGCGCGAACTGAAGCTTTTCCCAGAGCGCCTTGCGACCGGCGACGTCTTCGAGAATCCGCTTTCTCACGCGGTCGAGCCCGACGCGGCTGATGTAGTGCACCGTGCGCTCCAGGTACCAGCCTTCCTCGCGATAGAGCTGCAGGAAAGCGCCGGTGAACTCCATCACTTCTTCGCTCGTCTTGACCTTGACCAGGAAGTGCGCGACCTCGGTCTTGATGCCGCCGTTGCCGCCGACATAGATCTCCCAGCCCGAGTCGACGCCGATCACGCCGACGTCCTTGATGCCGGCTTCGGCGCAGTTGCGCGGGCAGCCGCTGACCGCGATCTTGACCTTGTGCGGTGAATACATTGCCCATAGCGCGTGCTCGATGTCCTTGCCCATCTGCGTCGAGTCCTGCGTGCCGAAGCGGCACCATTCACTGCCCACGCAGGTCTTCACCGTGCGCAGCGATTTCGCATAGGCAAAGCCGCTGGGCATGCCGATGTCTTTCCACACGCCGGCCAGGTCTTCTTTCTTTACGCCGAGCAAGTCGATGCGCTGGCCGCCCGTGACCTTGACCGTCGGGATCTTGTACTTGTCGGCTGCGTCGGCGATGCGGCGCAGTTCGTCGGGCGTGGTGTGGCCGCCCCACATGCGTGGGATCACCGAATAGGTTCCGTCTTTCTGGATGTTCGCGTGGCTCCGCTCGTTGATGAATCGGCTCTGCGGATCGTCCTTGGCTTCTTTCGGCCAGCTGCTGATGAGGTAGTAGTTGACGGCCGGCCGGCAGCTCGCGCAGCCGTTGGGCGTGCGCCAGCCGAGGCCTTCGTACACCTCGACATGCGACAGATATTTCTGGGCGCGGATGGCCTCGCGCACGTCCTGATGGCTGGTGTCGGTGCAACCGCACATCGCCTTTTTCTTGGGTGCAGCCGAGTAGTCGCCCCCGGCGGTGAACATCAGGATCTGTTCGACCAGTCCGGTGCACGAACCACACGATGCGCTCGCCTTGGTGTGCTTCTTCACCTCGTCGAGCGTGAAGAGTCCCTTGTCCTTGATCGCCTTGCAGATCGCGCCCTTGCTCACGCCGTTGCAGCCGCAGACCTCGGCCTCGTCGGGCATCGCCCCGGCGCTGCTGTGGCCTTCGTGACCGGTATCGCCGATGTTCGATTCTCCGAACATCAGCTTCTCTCGGATGTCGCTCACGCTGCGGCCGTCGCGCAGCAGTTTGAAGTACCAGCTGCCATCGACCGTGTCGCCGTAAAGGCAAGCGCCAACCAGCTTGTCGTCCTTGATGACGAGCTTCTTGTAGACGCCGCCGAAGGGGTCGCTCATCACGATTTCTTCGGTGCCTTCGCCACCCATGAACGAGCCGGCGCTGAACAGGTCGATGCCCGTGACCTTCAGCTTGGTCGAGGTCAGCGATCCCATGTACCGGCCGATGCCGAACTGCGCCAGATGGTTGGCCGCGACCTTGGCCTGTTCGAACAGCGGCGCGACCAACCCGTAGGCGATGCCGCGGTGCGCGGCGCATTCACCGACCGAATAGATGCGTGCATCGGTCACCGTCTGCATCGTGTCGTTGACCACGATGCCGCGGTTGCAGTGCAGCCGCATCGATTCTGCCAATGCGGTGTTGGGGCGGATGCCGACGGCCATGACGACCAGGTCGACCGGTATTTCGGTGCCGTCCTTGAACTTGACGGCCTTGACACGGCCTGCGCCATCGTCGATCAACTCCTGGGTCTGCGCATTGAGACGGAACTCAAGCCCGCGTTGTTCGAGCGACTTGCGCAGCAGCCCACCGGCGACATCGTCGAGCTGGCGCTCCATCAGCCACGCGTTGACGTGCACCACGGTCACGCTCATGCCACGCAGCATCAGACCGTTGGCGGCTTCGAGGCCGAGCAAGCCGCCACCGATGACGACCGCATGCTTATGCGTCTTGGCCGTCTCGATCATCGTGTTGGTGTCTGCGATGTCGCGGTAAGCGATCACGCCCTTCAAGTCCCTGCCCGGCACCGGCAGGATGAACGGATTGGAGCCAGTGCACAGCAGCAGCCGGTCGTAGGGTGCCTCGATCACGCTGCCGTCGGCAGCGACCGCGCGCACGATGCGCTTCACGCGGTCGACCTCGGTCACTGTCTTGCCGGCATGCAGCGTGATGTTGTTCTCGGCGTACCACTCCCACGAGTTCAGGATGATCTGATCGACCGTCTGTTCGCCAGCCAGCACGGGAGACAGCAGGATGCGGTTGTAGTTGGGGTGCGGCTCCGAGCCGAACACCGTGATGTCGTACAGATCGGGTGCCAGCTTGATCAACTCTTCGACCGCGCGAACACCGGCCATGCCATTGCCGACCAGCACGAGATTCATCTTTTTCATGGGTTCATCCCTCCGGCTCGGGTCGTGATCAGAAATACAGAGCCATCACCGCGGTGATGTTGCCTTCGGGTGCGACCGGGATCGCGATCATCGGCGCGGCCACCGCGGGCACGAGGTTTCGAGCGGATGTCATATCAGGCCGCTTTTTCCACGTGGCCCTGCCGCGTGTAAAGGAAGTCGATGACAGCCTTGCGGTACTGCACGTAATGCCGGTCTTCCGCCAGTTCGACGCGGTTGCGTGGCCGCTCGAGATCGACCTTGAGCACCTCGCCGATGGTGGCCGAAGGCCCGTTGGTCATCATGACGATCTTGTCGGAAAGCAACACCGCTTCGTCCACATCGTGCGTGACCATGACGACGGTGCTTTGCGTCTTGTGCACGATGGCGAGCAGCTCGTCCTGCAGGTGCGCACGGGTCAGCGCGTCGAGCGCGCCGAAGGGTTCGTCCATCAGCAAGACCTTGGGCTCCATCGCCAGCGCACGGGCGATGCCGACGCGTTGCTTCATGCCGCCGGAGATTTCGCCGGGGCGCTTGTTCGTTGCCGGCGTCAATCCAACCAGCGCCAGCGCCGCATCCGTGCGCACCTTCAGTTGCGCCTTGCTTTCGGTCGGCGCGAATACCCGCTCGACACCGAGGTAGACGTTCTCGTAGCAGGTGAGCCAGGGCAGCAGTGAATGGTTCTGGAACACCACCGCGCGCTCCGGGCCGGGGCCGGCGATCTCGCGGTTGGCGCACAAGAGCGTGCCATGGGTCGGCATGGTCAGGCCCGCGATCAGGTTCAGCAGCGTCGACTTGCCGCAGCCAGAGTGCCCGATGAGCGCCACGAATTCGCCCTTGGCGACGGTGAGGTTGATGTCGCGCAAGGCCTGAAAGCTGCCTTTGGCGGTCTTGAAGGTTTGTTCGACATCGCTGATGTCAATGAACTTCTTGTCGTCGTTCATGACTTCACCTCTTCGAACGTGAAAGCGGTCGCGATCTTGATGAGCGCGTATTCGAGCAGCATGCCGACGATGCCGATGACGAAGATCGCGATGATGATGTTCTTGACGTTAAGGTTGTTCCACTCGTCCCAGACCCAGAAGCCGATGCCGACACCGCCCGTCAGCATCTCTGCCGCGACGATCACCAGCCAGGCGGTGCCGACGGCCAGGCGCACTCCGGTCAGCATGTAGGGCAGCACGGCAGGGAACAGGATCTTGGTGACGATCTTCCATTCGCTCAGGTTCAGTACCTTGGCGACGTTCATGTAGTCCTGAGGCACGCGCTGAACACCGACCGCGGTGTTGATGACCATGGGCCAAATCGAGCAGATGAAGATGGTCCAAATGGCCGCAGGATTGGCACCCTTGAACACCAGCAGGCCGATCGGCAACCAGGCCAGCGGCGACACCGGCCGCAGCAGGCTGATCAGCGGGTTGAACATGCGCGCCAGGAACTCGAAGCGGCCGATCGCGAAGCCCGCCGGGATGCCGACCACTGCCGCCAGGCCGAAGCCCAACGCCACGCGACCCAGCGACGACAGCACATTCCAGCCCACGCCCTGGTCGTTGGGGCCGTTGCGATAGAACGGGTCGCTGAAGATCTTGACAGCCTGCAGCCAGGTTTCCCACGGTGGGGGAAAGGTGCCGGCGCTACGCAATGCGATCAGTTCCCAGATCAAGACGAGCACGCCGAAGCCCACCAGCGGGGGCAACACGCGCATCCAGAATCTGCGCAGGTCGAGCGGTTTGCGAACGCTCGGTGCGGGCCCGCCGGTGGTGGCGACCGCAACGCGTGCAGCGCTTTTGACGACGGTCGCATTCGCCGGCAATGGCACTGCAACCGAAGCGTCGCGAGGGGAATGAAAGACGGCGCTGACCATGCTGTGCTCCTTAAGCGTGAACCTTGAACGAATCGGCGTAGGCCTTCGGGTTTTTGCCGTCCCATACGACGCCATCCATCAGCTTGCTGGTGCGCATCGTGTCTTTCGGGACCGGCGTCTTGCTGGCTGTGGCGGCCTGCTTGTAGAGGTCGATGCGGTTGATTTCCGTCGCAACCTTCAGGTAGTCCGGATGCTCCTTGATCAGACCCCAGCGCTTGTGCTGCGTGGTGAACCACATGCCGTCGGACAGGTAGGGAAAGTTGACCGCACCGTCGTTGTAGAACTTCATGAAGTTCGGGTCGTCCCAGTTCTTGCCCATGCCGTTGGTGTAGCGGCCGAGGATTCGCTGGTTGATCGCGTCGACGCTGGTGTTGACGTAGCTCTTGTCGGCGATGGTTTCGGCCATCTTGTTTTTGTTCTGAAGGCCGGTGTCGATCCAGCGGCCGGCTTCCAGGATCGCGGCGGTCACCGCGCGGCAGGTGTTCGGGTTTTTCTGCACGAACTCCGAAGTGGTGCCGAGCACCTTTTCCGGGTGGTCTTTCCAGATGTCCTGCGTCGTGATGGCTGTGACGCCGATGCCGTCCATGATGGCGCGCTGGCCCCAGGGCTCGCCGACGCAAAAGCCGTCCATGTTGCCGATGCGCATGTTGGCGACCATCTGCGGCGGCGGCACGACGATCGACTTGGCATCCTTAAGCGGATTGATGCCGCTTGCCGCCATCCAGTAATACATCCACATCGCGTGGGTGCCAGTCGGAAAGGTTTGCGCGAAGGTGTACTCGCGCTTTTCGGTCGCCATCATCTTGGCGAGCGACGGGCCGTCGACTGCGCCCTTGTCTGCGAGCTTCTTGCTGAGCGTGATCGCCTGTCCGTTGTTGTTGAGCGTCATCAACACGGCCATGTCCTTCTTGGGCCCGGCGATGCCCAGGTGCACGCCGTAGACCAGACCGTAGAGCACGTGGGCGAAGTCCAGGTCGCCATTGACCATCTTGTCGCGCACGCCGGCCCAGCTGGCTTCCTTGCTCGGCACGATCTTCACGCCGTACTTCTTGTCGATGCCGAGCACCGACGCCATCACGACGCTGGCGCAGTCGGTCAGAGGAATGAAGCCGATCTTGACTTCTTCTTTCTCGGGTTTGTCGGAGCCTTGCGCCCAGACGACGGCACGCAATGCGGGGTCGATGCCGATCGCACCGATGGCGGCGGCTTGCAAGATCTTGCGGCGACTGAGCTTCGGTATGAGCAGATCGGTCATTGAGGGACGAACTCCGAATAAATGAAAGGATGAACAAGGCCAAAAAGGCAGAAACAAAAGGGCAAAGCGGAAAACAAAAAAGGCGTCCTCACCGCGCATGTGCTGCTCGAAAGCGAGCGCATGCAGATAAGGACGCCTTTGTCCGTTGGGTCGGCGACACCCGCCATTGGATGTCGCCTGCCTGAAGACCGTCGTTGGTCTATGTGAGAGCTGAGTGCAAGCAGCGTGCCAGCATTGCGGCCACTGTGGTTGCTACTCAATCGATAGCATTGAAGCTAGGCTGAGATTGGTTTCGGAGAAGATTTCATCCGAAATTGCAATTTCGCACTTCGTTTGTGCAACGCACCATTTCAGCTGCCGATGGGCAGGTAGTCGGCCATGGAAAGCACTGATTCGGCGACATCGACGACCCGCCGGTTCTGGTTCATCGCGGTTTGCCGAAGCATCTGGTGCGCCTCGGGCTCAGTCAGTCGACGATGGGCCATCAACAAGCCCTTGGCGCGCTCGACGAGCTTGCGTTCGTTCAGGGCGGTACGCACGGCGTCGAGTTCGTCGCTCATGGCCTGGAGGCGTTGCGCCTGCTCCTGCATCATCTCGAGAATCGAGCGTTCGAGCTGATGGCCGTAGGGTGCTGCGGCGGAAGTGAGTCCGCTACCGGCTACTTGCGGGCCAGGCTCGGCGCCCGGTTCGTCGAAAAAAGCGGTGGCTGCTGTGTCAGGCTCTCCGGCCAGTTGCTCGAGCATGACCTCGTACGACTCGGCTTCTCCGCGTGCCTGCAGCGTCTTGTCGCGGCACAGGTCGCGCAAATCCACGGCCAGCCGATCTTCGACATCCTTCATCGCGTCGATGCGCAACGAACAGCAGTCGAACCAGACGGCGCTGAGTTCGGGGTCGAGCGGCACGCCGGCGGGCGCGGCGCATGCGATTCGGCGCAAACGTTCGAGTTCGGCGAGCTCGGTGTCCGGTTCGCGCTCGCGCCAGAGCTGGCTCATTGCCGGCCCGGCAAAGTCGGCGAACACGTGAAAGCAGCGCTCCTGCGCGGCGATGAGTTGCAACCACTGCTGCTGGCGCAGCGGATCGTTCTGTCCCGTCGCAAAAGCCGCGGCACCGCAAGCGCGTTCCTGGCCGGCGAACTCCTTGCCCTGCATGAAATTGAACATCGCCGCCAACAGGCGCGAAATTTCTGGGTCGGTGGCGCCGTCGGCTGCCTCGAACACCACGGCCAGCAGGCCGGCAATCAGCTTCGCGAAGGCCGCTGTCGCTTCTGCAGCACTGGTTTCCAGCGCACCGATGCGGCGACGCAGCGTGGGAAGGGCGTCCAGCCCGGGCAGCACCCAGGCAATACGGCTGAACAGGCGAGTGCCACTGCCCGCACGCCGGCCTTCGCTCTCGAGGAAGTCGAACCCGACCCGAACCTCGCGTTCGAAGCGTCCGCATTCACCGATCTGGGCGCTGCGTTGCGCCGCGAAGCGACGTCCTTGCGAGGCGAGCAGCACGTTGGAAAACCCGCGCTCGCGCTGCAGCGCATGGACCAGCCGGCCGATGGTGCTGACCAGCTCGCTGGTACGCGCCAGCTGCTCTAGCTCATCGATTTCGCATCGCCTGGCTGCGACCAGAAAGCTCAATCCTGAATTCATGTGTGGGGCAATAGGGACTGACGGGCATCCAGCAACATCCGTGCCCCGGTATGGGGACCACCCTAAACTCGCTGGATGCTTTTATTGGGAATCGAATCATCATGCGACGAAACCGGCGTGGCGCTGGTCGAATCGCAGGGCACGGCGCTGCCGATATTGCAGGCGCATGCGTTGCAC from Variovorax sp. PAMC28562 includes these protein-coding regions:
- the nirD gene encoding nitrite reductase small subunit NirD codes for the protein MSEWKFICRVDDIPVLGSRRVVRPVGVAVAVFRNSQDEVFALLDRCPHKGGPLSQGIVFGTSVACPLHNWTIGLDDGCARQPDQGCVPKFACKVEGGQVMLDAQELATHALDLTAPRAGPGAATAGAIGDA
- a CDS encoding ABC transporter ATP-binding protein, with amino-acid sequence MNDDKKFIDISDVEQTFKTAKGSFQALRDINLTVAKGEFVALIGHSGCGKSTLLNLIAGLTMPTHGTLLCANREIAGPGPERAVVFQNHSLLPWLTCYENVYLGVERVFAPTESKAQLKVRTDAALALVGLTPATNKRPGEISGGMKQRVGIARALAMEPKVLLMDEPFGALDALTRAHLQDELLAIVHKTQSTVVMVTHDVDEAVLLSDKIVMMTNGPSATIGEVLKVDLERPRNRVELAEDRHYVQYRKAVIDFLYTRQGHVEKAA
- the nirB gene encoding nitrite reductase large subunit NirB: MKKMNLVLVGNGMAGVRAVEELIKLAPDLYDITVFGSEPHPNYNRILLSPVLAGEQTVDQIILNSWEWYAENNITLHAGKTVTEVDRVKRIVRAVAADGSVIEAPYDRLLLCTGSNPFILPVPGRDLKGVIAYRDIADTNTMIETAKTHKHAVVIGGGLLGLEAANGLMLRGMSVTVVHVNAWLMERQLDDVAGGLLRKSLEQRGLEFRLNAQTQELIDDGAGRVKAVKFKDGTEIPVDLVVMAVGIRPNTALAESMRLHCNRGIVVNDTMQTVTDARIYSVGECAAHRGIAYGLVAPLFEQAKVAANHLAQFGIGRYMGSLTSTKLKVTGIDLFSAGSFMGGEGTEEIVMSDPFGGVYKKLVIKDDKLVGACLYGDTVDGSWYFKLLRDGRSVSDIREKLMFGESNIGDTGHEGHSSAGAMPDEAEVCGCNGVSKGAICKAIKDKGLFTLDEVKKHTKASASCGSCTGLVEQILMFTAGGDYSAAPKKKAMCGCTDTSHQDVREAIRAQKYLSHVEVYEGLGWRTPNGCASCRPAVNYYLISSWPKEAKDDPQSRFINERSHANIQKDGTYSVIPRMWGGHTTPDELRRIADAADKYKIPTVKVTGGQRIDLLGVKKEDLAGVWKDIGMPSGFAYAKSLRTVKTCVGSEWCRFGTQDSTQMGKDIEHALWAMYSPHKVKIAVSGCPRNCAEAGIKDVGVIGVDSGWEIYVGGNGGIKTEVAHFLVKVKTSEEVMEFTGAFLQLYREEGWYLERTVHYISRVGLDRVRKRILEDVAGRKALWEKLQFALDGEPDPWFESSRAAVDVRQFVPVAGADMAPAATTH
- the ntrB gene encoding nitrate ABC transporter permease; its protein translation is MVSAVFHSPRDASVAVPLPANATVVKSAARVAVATTGGPAPSVRKPLDLRRFWMRVLPPLVGFGVLVLIWELIALRSAGTFPPPWETWLQAVKIFSDPFYRNGPNDQGVGWNVLSSLGRVALGFGLAAVVGIPAGFAIGRFEFLARMFNPLISLLRPVSPLAWLPIGLLVFKGANPAAIWTIFICSIWPMVINTAVGVQRVPQDYMNVAKVLNLSEWKIVTKILFPAVLPYMLTGVRLAVGTAWLVIVAAEMLTGGVGIGFWVWDEWNNLNVKNIIIAIFVIGIVGMLLEYALIKIATAFTFEEVKS